One Vicia villosa cultivar HV-30 ecotype Madison, WI linkage group LG5, Vvil1.0, whole genome shotgun sequence genomic window, cttcagatgtgttttggggatattttctcagattaggtcgacctagttgttgtgtaggtcgacctagcagaatgatatgtaaatttcttcattttaggtcgacctgtgttgggagtaggtcgacctgactgctgattttctgagttcctcttattttgcttgtgttgagtcgacctgtatgcatagtaggtcgacctgctctgttatgagtgaccaaagcttgcttttctttgagttcttctgcttgtaccttgttgcttgtatgcttgttgagtttgccatgaatcaaaaacatctttgtgagtgtgatcttgtattcacaatatACTCACTATACCGACACTAAACGCTAAATTCGTTCGTGTATTGCACAAATATCGCAATGATCCAATCAACCTCATATACTAAGTTGGATTAACATATTGTTCATCCTCATTCTTCGACAACTATAGCCTCGGTTCAGCCGGAGTAATGATAGTATTATAATGCTCCATTTTaaatttcttcaaaatctcaatgtGGACTTCCCTTCTTGGACTTGTGAAACTCAATGCCAAGGAAGTATGCCATGACACTACTAAAAATAACACTTGTAACGTTAGTCGTGAAatgtgttaggtgccaaattgtgttaatatttttgtttaattagtggcacctttcgaccgtttttatagAGTATTCGTACAAtaccctgaagttttagataattatttatagtttataatttttagctttcattttatgttaatatgtgttttagttatgattttgtaggttttagctcaTTTTGGGAAGTTATTGAGCAAGTTTTGGCCTTGATTGAAGCCTGCTGGGCAGAggtttgcgcgcgtcgcgcggtaatatgggcgcgtcgcgccctgggcaagatattttgtgaAGCTTCCAACAGAGAGTTACGCGCGTCACGCGTTTGGGCGGTTTAACTTTTgagtgtattggcgcgaagcgcgctggagggcgcgacgcgccctggacagaaaacagAATTACTATATATAGTGCAAATCagatatttttcttcttcttaatcATTTTAAGAGCTCAAGGAACCCTAACTACTGTAGCAAACTGAAGAATTGGAGaatcgaagctttgatcgtcgattaatcgccgtagatgcttgttgttcttcatccttacattcttgagcaagctaccattttcatggatagctaaatcttttttgtatcaagataagatgtaatcctccaatacttttgtatgtttttcttgtgaatatagtatgtatgaacaagtgatgatcaatatagatggtttagtttgtttattaaagcttttctatggtataagtgtttgagacatcaatgtttgtaccttgatctaatttcatcatctatcaaactataagttgcagacatggatttagcgtttgatgtttacttagtatcggttttataacgttatttgtattgtttaaacggtggagaaattgtcggttaaacaatacggtaaatctaactatatcgttgcggacatggacggtatagacgtcgatacgtaattatattgatcgttaacgagttcatatgcatatatttataaggagacatacaaagttaggtcgatgaaatcgaatcttgatacattttctttaacttagaactttcattaatttactccttgCTACTACAGGTATTGAATGAACTTTTGCAAACTCAAAaccaaagtaacattaactccagtatactctttcaacaaaatgcgTTTAATCTTGGTTACTCAggcgaggtaacgaagggcgtcatgaaaagttGTCACTTAACACCTCAGTGTTTTAAACACCGAGGTTAAAGTGTTAAAAAGTCTTGGGTTCGATCCCAAGGAattgcatatttttattttctaaattttattGCACGCGTCATAAACCTTTCGTTTTTATTTAAAATCCGAggtaataatttattattttacctCAATTTTATGTAATAACCGATGGGTTTAATCTCATTTTTTTCGCTATATTTGTACCAATTTCACTTGCATGTATTTATTTGCCTGATCATTTTCACTGGTTTGTATCATATCATTATAAATCTATAACCTGCATGTATCATTTTTTTACACAGAAACTACAAAATATGTAATAGAATTGGaatatatcatatcattttaaacaaaatatacaAATTTACATGTTATCATCATCAAGACAGAATACACACATTTGACATTTACATATTTGCACATAAAAAATGACAAAACTTATATTCATAACGAGATAAGAATACACTGGCCCAACATGATCAAATGTCATCAATTTCTTCTTTCGAGTATGGTGTTGggttgtgttgcaccccaaaatttgccatcTTCTTTTAACATTAATTGGTTTGGGTTTCattatcatatgcattcatacattgaGATGGGATCAAGGTACTTTGGTGCTCAGTGGCTTCGTCAATCAATGCAAGGAGGATCCCTTATCCTTATTCTTTTGATCAATGCAAGAAACATCAGGACTTTCAGTGGCCAAAGTGTTTGTAACGGTAAAGTTTGATTCTGCTGTTTCTTCCAACAGTGAAGCGTGAACTCAGGATTTCGGGGTTGAAATGCGCTCGACGCATTTCTCTAGGCTACTTAGCCAGTGATTCATCAAGTCCTTATCATGACAAGCTCTCGTGTGTTCCAACATGCCTCAGATTGCAACGTTTCAATTGATTCAAAACAGTTTGACCCGAAAGTCGATATTTCACGGTTCGAGTTTAGAAGTGCATAACTTTTTCATTGTTCAACATTGTCGAGTGGTTCCTTGGGCAAGTGAATCTCCTTGACATCCTCTCCAATTCATCTATTCAGGTCGAGAGCCGATCTGATACAGAAGGTCTCCTAAATTGCAAAATATTGTGAAAATTGTATGCTGAAGCGGATTTTCAGTCAACTCTCTCAATATTGCCCAATACTAACCGTTTTGAAGACCAATTTATCTATTCACTCAAATAATGTTTCAAATGAGAGATATAATGATAACTTCgtaatcaaaatgttgactctcTCATTAGTATTATAAGGAAAAAATTCACTAAATTGAATAATTGATGTATTTGATGTTATATATAGACCGAATACATCAATTATTCGATAACTCAAACTTATAATAATGGCAAGAGGGTGGTAGGCATTAGCTGCCGGAGTGAGAAAATAGACTttcatttaatattatttaaaatatatttgatttaattaaaccaatttcaaaagatttgatttgaaacCAAACGCATACGGAAAATCACCTCTCTTAAGTTCTATATAAACCCACACCTTGAATCACTCATACTCAccaagcaaagcaaaagcaaattgCAATATTTCTATTTCAAACCATTCTCTAGAGAAGCAATGGCAAAGCATGAGAATTTCTGGTATGGTTGCATTGATCTGCATGGTGGTTATTACTGCACCAATGGCAGAGGCTGCAGTCTCATGCGGAGCAGTAACTGGCTCCCTTGTCCCATGCATTTCTTATCTTAAGGGCGGTCCTGGTCCATCACCATAATGCTGTGGTGGAGTGAAAAGACTTAACGCAGCGGCCCAAACTACCCCGGCCCTAAGAGGCCGCTTGCAACTGCTTGAAAGGTGCTGCTGATTCCATTCCTGGTTTGAACGCCAACAATGTTGCCACTCTCCCAGGAAAATGTGGTGTTAGAATTCCCTACAGGATAAGCACCTCTACCAACTGTACAACGTAAGTTTTATAACACTCTTCTCGTAGATTTGGAATCTCAACTATCTGAAAAAGTTGAGTAGGATGTCTTGGATTCTGAACCTAAAAACATATGCAACCAATGACTTATTAAATATGCCTAAAAtggtaaataaaatgaaacaaaataaagGGGAACAAGAAAGTATATTTACAAAGGAATGAGAATAAAATGTTGATTTCATATCATATTCTCATTTAAAACACACTAATCTGTTTGCGTTTTTCTTGTATTGCAGCATCAGATTCTAAATATAGTTTGGATGAGAGGAAGAAGCAGATAGCATGGCACTTCTTCCTAATGTAGTATTACCGGCACTAGCTGCAGAGTTAACTAACGAAAATAAAGGAAGGGCAACGAGGGCTCCCCCTCTGCAATTTTCCTCACCTTGTATCAGATTTTCGTCTATAGTTGTATTGCACAATGGATTTTTTCCCAGTTTGAAAGTTGCATTTGTAATAAAGATATATGATATATTATTCCATGCTACTTCACTTCCTACTTTTAACAATTCTCTTATTGCTTTCCTCTCCCTACATTTATTGTTCTTGCTCATTCCAAATTCTTGGAACGTGTGGATTGTGCCTAACTCATTCCTACACAAAACAGGCTAGTAAGGTGAGGATTgctcccacttataaacacaacacatGCCATATCACTAAACAATGTGAGACTAAACCACCCCTTCAAACCTAAAACAATAAAGGTGTTGGGGACTGCAATTAAAGCCAGCCAAATGCCGCAATTTAGGCAACTAGAGACGGATCACAATGAAGGCAGAAACTCCAACACATCCCCTCAGGCTCAGGCCTCAATGAGGCCGAAGCTTGGACGATGCAGGAAGCCCAACAAGTGATCTAGGATAGGTTCTGATACCATCTTAGAATGTGTAGGTCGGGTCTATCTAATCCCTATAAAACCGACTTGTAAGGTGGGGCTACCTAGAAAGTAATGCATTGAAAACTTATTATTTAATGAAACAAACATCAACCAACTAAAATTTAATTTACTAAATTGATAGGGGACAGTTATTATGGACACAAAGGACAGATATATGCAACTAAACAAATTTGTCATTCAAAATTAAATATAGCTCAACAACCTTATACTAGAAACTAAATTCAATCAACTAATTTTCAATGTAGATTGTACAAGGGGGTGGCCAGTTATTAACTCATGAGAATTTAAGTAAACAACAAACTAATTACTCAACTCACTAGAGGAcaacaatattttaaaatgaaatagtAGATGAGACCCGTATTGAGCGCGAGCGCGAGTGCGAGAAAATCAGACGATATGAAGGGTTTCGTTTCTTTTCTGTTGTAACGAAAAGATAAATGACTACATGAACATTGATAACATTACTGACCTACATAAAAGGAGCTGTCAATACTGTCTAAATGTAAGATTGAGGCGACCAGGACAAAGGCCGGTATCTTGAACCAATTCCTCTGGTGTTGAATTTGGTATGATAGATGAGACACCATGGTAGACATGTCGAGAATCACCCCCAAATATAAGAACATCTCCTGATTCTAGAAGTACATTCTCCGCCTTCTCAGCATCCCTTTGATCTCCATAAAGAAATTCTGCTGAATCACCAATAGAGAAGGATACAACTGGCAACCCTTTTTGAAGACTTTCTACGCTTTCATCACGATCCTGCATCAAGTAGTTTTAAAATGGAAACAAAAAAATGTAAATGGCTAGCAACAAAGTTAATGAGTTAAACATTTGAGCAAACACTTTTTATTTTGCTTTTGAATTACGAGACAATATGAATGTATAGTGTTACACAAATTGATAAGCTACTAATAAGATAACATTATGCCACTCTAAGAATATATTTGACAACTTAGAATAAGCTTATTGTCATGAAATACTTGGTCCTAACCTAAATACATAAAAAAGGTTCTTTCCTCTATATTTTCTCCATAATATTTTTTGTAATAATTCATTTTCGAATATCTTAGATAGCGTTGTCAATTAGCGGCATAGCGATTTCGATGAATCCGCTTTGAAAACAGCAACACTATTCTAGTTTTGCTATTGGGATATTAGCCGCCAATATTACAGTTTTTGCTAGTTGATGGAGCGAAAATTGCAGAAAAATATAGAACTTAGGgtttttttaaacaaaacacTGAAGAACATGCATGTGCCAAACATTCTTTATAATATGTTTAATGGAACTTTTGACCCTTCAAGAATCGCAATTGTGCGATTTTGACCCCCAACTTTTTTTGGGAGAAATTTTGGCCACTTAAATTTTCCCATTTGTGATTTGGTAGTTCCATCCAATTTCCCACCAATTTCCCGTTTAGATGACAACAATTAGTGACACGGCACTAAAGTAGTCAGTCAATCCCAGATAACGGTGCGGAGCCGCCGACCACAATAATTGAATAGCAGGATAATGTACAGCGGGATGGTTTCTATTAGATCATTTTTTTGAtaaattacatgaataataattataaacatattaTGTGTAAAGGGAAGAACGAAGTGTAGAAAGATGTGAAGGAGgaacttttgttttttcttttggatTGGGTGAAGTGCAAAAACGTCAAGAGAAGAAAGGTTATGGTTGAATcttgttaaaattaatgtgttgtaaccacctCTATCTTTAGTAAGCATTATGAGAGAATTGTAACCATCACATAATAACGATTGTCTTTATTTGTAttattaagattgagagaactgAAGAGTCCTCATCTTGATTACCAATTTCTTGTTTTCTCTGTCAATTTTTTCAAGCCTACATAAAGGCTTTGTAATGCTAAGCTGTGAGTGATGAATTCAATAAAAATCATTATTCTCTtaaaaatctaataaaatatTTCCAACATTTGATATCAAAGCCTCCAGGTTCTACCAATCCACCTAAATTCAATGGCCAGCTCGAACTCAACCTCAACAAATATCAACTATCTCATTCCATAATCTAGCGGCGAAGACTATGATTTCTGGTACGTAAAGATGGAGACCATCTTTTGATCTCTTAAACAATGGAAGATTATGGAGAATGGAGTGGAAGAGCCCATGGAAGAAGACGATCTCCATGAGGACGGCCTGGAGAAATTAGAGCACTCTCGGCAAGCCGACACAAATGCTCTTTCAATCTTTCAAAGAACAGTCACTAAAACCATCTTTCCCTGAATCATGGGTGCCAACACTGCCGAAGAGGCGTGGGAGATATTGCAGAGTGAATTCCAAGGAgatgagaaagtcagagcaattaAGCTCCAATCACTACTCAAAGAATTCGAAAATGCCAAAATGGAAGAGTGGAAAATGGTTACTGGGCAGCGGATGTAGCAATCATAAGACGCCGACCTCAGGAATTTTCCTTGAGCTCGACAAAAGCGCCAATGCCCCAATTCAGTTCGGGAACGGAGAgcaaacaaaattataagaacTTGGAAGAATCGTCTCAGAATTTggattgggcctaactcatccctacaaaaccgacttgtagggtgaggattgtcccCACTCATAAACATAACACATGCTATATCTCTAAGAAATGTGGGACTAAATCCACCCCTTCAAAGCTAACACAATAAAGGAGTTAGGGGCTACAATGAAGGCGACTACAGGCGGACCGCAATTAAGGCGGAAAGtccaacacaccccctcacgcgtGGGCTTCAATGAGCCCGAAGTGTGGACGATGCGGGAAGTCCAACAATGGATCTaggataggctctgataccatctcAGAATTTGGGTTAGGCCTAACTAATCtctacaaaaccgacttgtaaggtgaggattgcccccacttataaacgcAACACAGGCTACATGTACAATTGATTTTTGGCAGTATTTTAGAAGAAAAGTCACGCAGGCTATGGTAGCTTGGTGCCTCATCAATAAATGATGTCCCTTCAGTGTAAATTCTAGAAAAACATGGAAGGGAGACAACCAAATCACAAAAAGGGAAAATGAAAGGGCCAAAATCGCTCAAAAAATAAGTGGGGGATGAAATCGCACAATTGTGATTCTTGAACCAAAAATGTAATTCAGCAGCCTTTATAGTAATGTAGCTAACCTGATGAAGACCAAGCCTTCCAGTAGTTGAATAAAAATTGACAATGCATATATCAGGAGTCATTGAAGGTAGTATATCCTCCACATAGGTTATACCGCATTCCCGATTACATAGCTGACGTGCTTCTTGTATAGCTCTTGTAACCAACTTACTAAAGTGAGGAGGAATACTTGGTGGCTTGCTACCATCAATTACCCTTTTATATCCATAATTTCTTGTTTGAGGATCCCAGTCCATACCAAGACACATCATCATCAATCTAAGTTTGGCTCCATCTGCATAGCCTGGTTGATAGAATCCTCCAGGACCGAGACCGAGATCACGACAACTTTTCACTATTTCTACCTAAGGTTATTCAAGAAATTATGGTAAAAGAAATAAATCCATGAAGCATTTATGAAATAAATAAGTATTCCAATACATCAAGCATAGAGAATTTATGAAAGATCAGAGAAAAGTCAAGAACCTGTTCatgatgtgttaagtgatgtttgaGGAGAACCATCCCTGGCCTCAGTATCCCTTCATTTGTTCCTTCCTCCTGCATCTCAAATTCAATGCAGTTTTCCTTGTTCTCTTCTAGCGGTGTAGCTCCTGTCAATGTAGATTTTCTCTTACCGCGAGAGCAGATGTCATAGTTAAATTTTCTTTGCCTTTTATTATATCGCCTATCGGCTGATGCAGTATCACCCGTCTTCAAAAAATGACTTCGATGAGGTGAATCATTATGGTGGCTTTTGAACTTTTTCGTCACTGACAATGTTTTTGTTGGTGATATATTACTATTATCCTCAAAACTGGAACGAAAACTAGATTCACTATAGTTATTCCTATTGCGTTGTCCCATTTCTAAGTCGACGCGATTTCTCCTCTTGAATTTACTTTGTTCATAATCAGTACTGGTTGTTGGAGAAGGTAAATGATTACAACTAGATATGAACTCAAGGAGTGAACTCTTTGGTTTCTTTTTATCCTGCAGGTCAtaaccaaattagggaaaatgAAGACTTGCATTATATCTTATATGCAAAAAGTTAACAATATACAAACTTAACTATTTCTAAATTGTTTTTCCGATACATATATTGATAGTTAGGCAAATTTCAGTTAGTAACTTAGTAGGTATTAATCATAATTTTAAGTTAGTCACTGTCACACGGAGTTAGTTATATGATTAACAAAGGCTGAGGCTCCTACAATAAATGTGTAGCTATGTATGCAACTCAACTTAGATATACAGAAACTTGGTTCAATCTTGGATTCTCAATTCTGTTAATCCATCTAAAGCTCATAGCTCGGTTTTCGGTAGAGCTTCTTTGGTTATTTCAAAACATTTAGAAACCGATGCAGTTGAGTAAAATTTCAAACATACCATCAAGCAACCATATAGTCAAATCCAATCAAACATAAAATCTAAAATGTGATAGCTAAGTAACCACATAGTGAATCAGCATTTTAGTTCTCAAAATTGTAAAGATCACACAATTTAATCCCTAAATTTATAAATTCAGAAAATCATCATTTAAATCTAAAATTACTGGTAAAAATAGGGCTTACATTTGCATCCATGTCTCCACTTCGTGGCTGTGATTCTGGTGGTGATGATGAATTTGCAGTGTCGTTACTTGTTTCAGCCATGGGTAGTGAAATCTTATTGGAAGAGAAACGGAGGAGAAAACAGCGATTTAGGAAAAGATGAGAGTGAAACGACGACGTAAGGGTAGTAGTAGGAATGAAATGTCGTAAAGAAAGCAGGGGCATGGCTGAGATTATTAACAAAAGAATAAGTCACCACCTTGTATATAGGAAGAACGAGTTTGAAAATTAATGGGATTCCTATTATTGGACATGCaaaaaatctttatttatttttttttcctgTTGTCAAAATTATATTGTCATACATAGATCATTAAACTtgctaaaaaaaaatgaatacatAAGTTGGAATTATATGGTGCTCGATTAATCcagtatattaaaattaaaaatgtaatttgACGAAATACATGTCTGTGATTGATTaacagtttaaaaatattttataatgtcAGGGCATACTCTTTTTTCTCAATTTAAAATACATCATCCAAAAGTATAAATCAAATGTATTAGTCATATATGAGATATTGAGTAATTCTAATAAAATGTAAGAGTTGTGGTGTGTTTTAGAATTTGGTTATTGTTTTGTTGATCGAGATCGTCGGGGAGATAGAGTGGCATATTTGGTTATTGTTTTGTTGATCGAGATGGTCGGGGAGGTGGAGTGGTGGCAAAAGACAACTCATTGTGGTATACAAAATTATTCTTGTAACCATGTTGAAATTGAAGTTTGAGATACTAGAGAGGTGGGAATTGGAGGCGAATTGACTTCAAATAGTTGTCCTGAAAGAAGATGTAGGAGGAATTTGTGGGGCCTAATTTGTAGTCTTTCAGGTAGCTCGAATTTATCTttgtgtattttggaagatttcaatgacattgttcttctgaaaagaaaaaaagggagAGTTGAATTACCAAAATAGTTATCAATTGTTTTCGACAAGTCGTACTAGTGTGAGTTTGGTGGATGTTCATATGCAAGAGTATCCTTTTACTTTGTTCAAGAGTGTGTGTTCAAATACAATAGCTAGAGAAAAATTAAATCAGACACTAGCTAATAATGATTGGTGTCTTCTTTTCCTTGAAGCAAAAGTTCATTGTTTATTAGTCACCACGACATATCACCATCATATTGTTGTGAAGCGAGTATGAAAACACAGAAcctgaaaaaaaatcaagtttgaaAATGTGTGGTTACATGAATAGGTGTTCCTTCCAATGAGTAAGCTTCTTCACATAATGGTTAGACTTTAGACATCTTGGAGAGTGGTCTTCTAATTGTCCCTGGGTTGTTTTAGAAAAGAGGAGGGGTGTGGGGACCTCAAATCCCTGAGGTTGTCGGATCTGTTTCTCCAAACTGGAAGATGAAATGGTGATGTCCTCTTCTTGATACAAGTTTGCTCTTACGACTGTGTTTGCTACAGATCAGGGATGGTTGGGGTTACGATCTCGTGTTCTCACACAATTTGTCATTTGCTGAGTATTCTGAAAAGATGTTTGAAACATTATTTACGTTCCCAAAAAAGCTACAATGTTCCTTCCAATGAGGAAACTTTTTCACATAATGGCCAGACATTGGACATCTTGAAGAGGGGTCTCTTACTCGTCCTTGAGTTGTTTTAGAAAAGAGGAGGGGATACGTGCATACATTTTGACACTCAAGTTAGTGATCGTCAGAGATGAGAGGTGTAATTTCCATTCCTAGGCTCAATTCTTTCATCATAGAAAAATTTAGCCATTTATTATTTCTTAAGACATATGTCTCATAGGTGAATCTCTACTTTGCTTGCCATAAAAGTACAGAAGGACAACACAGGGGCGAGGTACCGATCGAAGCCACTGACTGTCCGAAAGGGGCCATGAAAGCGCCGAAAAAGGGGCATGAAGCCACCCAAATGCTACTAACA contains:
- the LOC131601445 gene encoding uncharacterized protein LOC131601445, yielding MPLLSLRHFIPTTTLTSSFHSHLFLNRCFLLRFSSNKISLPMAETSNDTANSSSPPESQPRSGDMDANDKKKPKSSLLEFISSCNHLPSPTTSTDYEQSKFKRRNRVDLEMGQRNRNNYSESSFRSSFEDNSNISPTKTLSVTKKFKSHHNDSPHRSHFLKTGDTASADRRYNKRQRKFNYDICSRGKRKSTLTGATPLEENKENCIEFEMQEEGTNEGILRPGMVLLKHHLTHHEQVEIVKSCRDLGLGPGGFYQPGYADGAKLRLMMMCLGMDWDPQTRNYGYKRVIDGSKPPSIPPHFSKLVTRAIQEARQLCNRECGITYVEDILPSMTPDICIVNFYSTTGRLGLHQDRDESVESLQKGLPVVSFSIGDSAEFLYGDQRDAEKAENVLLESGDVLIFGGDSRHVYHGVSSIIPNSTPEELVQDTGLCPGRLNLTFRQY